CTGTCCCGTATCGACAGACATTGTCCTCATCGAACAGGCCATCACAGTCGTTATCAAGACCGTCGCAGACCTCGGCAGGAGCCACGCACGACGACCACTGGCCTCCCACACACCGCTTCGTTGAATTGGGGCAGGGCCCATTGGGGCCCGTGCAGGTACTGGCTAGCGTGTCGCTGCCTTGTCCCAGCGCGTTATCAACCGCTCCATCTCGGTTGTCATCGACGCCGTTACAGAGCTCGGCTGATGCCACGTCACGAACACAGATACCGGCAGTGCCCGTGGTACTACATTGCCTCCGGGCGGGAGCACCTGCCAAGGCAGAGCAGTCCACCGTCTTCCCTGAAGGCACCACGCATTGCCAGCCGCCTGCAACGCATGTACTGGTGCCTGTGCACCCGTTACCCTGCGGATCACAGCTTCCAGCAGTCAAGCCTTCGTCGATCAGACCATCCTGATCATTGTCGCAGTTATCGCAAACCTCGGCATGCTTGGCGGAACAGGCTCCGGCGAGAAGGTTCCCTTCCGGGTCGCAAGACAGGAAGCCACTCTTCCCACAAACACTGCAAGACACAGTGGAGGTCGGTGAGTAAAGACAATCTGTCCACTCACCGCCGACGCAGGTCCTCGTTCCCTTGCAAGAGTCGTTTGCACATGAGCCAGTCTGCCCATCCAAGCAAGACGCCATTACATCGGACGAAAACCCAAGATTGACAACCAATACAGCCCAAATACTGAAAAACGCCCTAAAACCCAACCGTCGCATCACCGTATGACCTCCGGGAGTCCCCCTCACCGGTTCTGAATCGAAAACGGCCAGACGCTAGTGACGGGATTCTCAACTGTCCATAGACCACGAGCGAATCGAGCCTTTCAGGCTCGCCGCCCGCTGCACGGGGTCCTTGTCTTTCCATTTTGATGGCCATCTCCGACGATGCATGCCCCATGTACGGAGGAGGGGGCCGCGCGGCATGGCGACTGCATCTCTAAGACTGACCGTCACCAGGGGCAGGCAGCTAGCTCGAACGCCCTGGTTGCCCAATCGGGGACGTCTACTCAGCGCCTCCAGCCGCTTGAGCTTCGCCTCGGCAGGAAGAGGAGCAATAAAAGAAAGGACAGGGCCCTTCCGATGGACCTCACGGACATGGGGCCGTGGCCTGCCATCCATAGCGCCCCAAGTCCCACCACCGCGACAGTGCCCCACCTCACCCGGGGGTCCGGTATCAATGACAGCAACGCGGTCCCTACCGTGGTGTGCTCACCCAAGCGGCTCCAACGGGAAGTCGCTCGCTCCTCTGCTCGCAACGCATCCAGCATCCGCCCGTAACGCTCGGACTCCTCGCGCCGCTCCGCTTCCGCTCGCGCCAATCCTCCTGCTTGCGCCGACGCTCGCTCCGCCTCCCTCGCCTCTCGCTGCGCCTTCCACCGCTCCGTGTTCGCCGCCTGCTGCTCCGGTGAACCCAGGTCCGCTCCGCACACGCCACACGTGGAGGCGAAGCGACCGTTCTCGGACTCGCAGTGCACGCACCTCGGGAAGTCCAGCGCCGGCTCCTCGTCCGTCAGCGCCAGCGGCTCCTGTCCCTTGAAGCGCTCCAGGTGTGCTTCCGGCACGCCTGTCTCCCCCGCCACCGCCTCTCGCTCCGACAGCGCCTCGAACCGGCCACTGCTCTCCAACGACGAGGCCTGTGGCGCCCCTCGCTCGGGACGCTCCCGCTCCAGGTTCAGGAAGCGTGAGAGCCTCGACTTCATGAGCTGGCCTCGCCCGTGACTCTGTCCGACGCGGGCCGGGTCCTCCCTCGCGCCCAGTCCCTCAAGCGGTCGATCTCCGACTTCATCGTCACCGACAGCGGGAACGTCTCCTGGATGGCTCGCGCCAGGTGCCGCTGCTCCAGCTCCGTTCCCTCCGCGAAGGCTTCGTACAGTCCGGCAATCACTGCCTGCTCTATCTCCGCGCCGCTGAAGCCCTCGGTCAGTTCCGCCAGCGCATCCAACCCGAAGTTCGCGGGGTGGCGCTTCCGGCGCTCCAGGTGGATGCGGAAGATGTCTCGCCGCTCGGCCTGCTCCGGCAGGTCGATGAAGAAGATTTCGTCGAAGCGTCCCTTGCGCAGCACCTCGGGCGGCAAGCCGTCGATGCGGTTCGCCGTGGCCACCACGAACACCGGCGCGGTCTTCTCCTGGAGCCACGTGAGCAGTGTCCCAAACACTCTCGCGGACACCCCGCTGTCCGCCGTGCTCGAGGACGCCACCCCGGACAATCCCTTCTCAATCTCATCCACCCACAGCACCACCGGTGCCACGCTCTCCGCCACGCGGATGGCCTTGCGCAGGTTCTCCTCGGACGAACCAATCAGCCCGCTGAAGATTCGCCCCATGTCCAAACGCAAGAGCGGTAGGTTCCAGTGCGCCGACACCGCCTTCGCCGTGAGGCTCTTTCCACAGCCCTGCACGCCCAACAACAACAACCCCCGAGGCTCGGGCAGACCGAACTGCCGTGCCCGTTCTCCGAAGGCCGCCGTGCGCTGACTCAGCCACGATTTCAGATTCCGCAGGCCGCCCACGCTCCCCAGGCTCTCCTCCGGCGGGTAGTACTCGAGCAAGCCGCTCTTGCGAATCACCTGCCGCTTCTCGTCCTGGATGCGCTTGATGTCCTCCGGCCCCAACTTCCCATCCGCGACGATGGCCTTCGCGAAGGCGTTCTCCGCCTCCGACAACGTCAATCCCAGCGCCGCCTTGATGAGCTGATCCGCCGTCTCGCGCGACAGCTCCACCGTCGCCTTGTTGCCCTTGCGCACCAGCGCGACAATCTCTTTCAAGAGCCGCAAGAGGTCGTGGTAGTCCGGCAGCGGCACATCGACGACCGAGACTTCCTTCTCCAGCTCGATCGGAATGTTCAGCGTCGGCGACAGCAGGATGACCGTCGTGAAGGTACTCTTGAGGAAGTGCGCCAGCTCGCGCAGCGCGCGCACCACGCTCCGCTCCTCGAGATAGGGATGGAAGTCCTTGAGCACCACCAGCGCGGGCTCGTTCAGCTTCTCGATGGCCGCCAGCGCTTCGTGCGGGTCTCTCGTCGCCTCGGGCTGCGCGGGGCTTCGCGAGCCTCCCATGTTGCGCAGTCCTCGCGTGACGGACCAATGGAAGACGGCCTTGCCATGCGAGCGCGCCAGGTCCGCCAACACCGCCTCCACCCGGTGCTCCTCCCACGACACCAGGTAGAGCAGCGGATAGCGGGCCCGGATGAGGATATCGAGCTCCTCCAGCCACGGCGCGGTGGCGGGAGGACGCGGAGCGGGAGCCATGGACACCATGCCCCCTGGTATAGCCCGCCCCAGGGCTGCCCGCGTTCCGGGGAGGGTGTTCAAGAAGGCTTCAGCTCTGCAACCAGGGAAGCCGAGAACACGGTTTGACGCACCGCGCGTGGCAACCGGTGCACACGCGGGGCGTCCAGTCGTCAACGGGTCGACGTTCGGCCGAGCCGCGGACTTCCCCACCCCTTCGAGCAGGGTGAGTCTTCGCGCTGCCCATGCCCACGCGCAACCTCATCCTTCTCGTCGAAGACCATGCCGACAGCAGAGAGATGCTGGAGGAGTTCCTCACGCTCGAGGGCTTCAACGTGGAGGTCGCTATCAATGGACTCCACGCATGGGAGCGATTGAGGCGCCCGCCTCACCCGGACGTCATGCTGCTCGACTTGATGATGCCGGTGATGAGCGGTTGGGAGCTGATGGAGCGCATCCTCCAGGACCCCTCGCTGCGCCGCCTGCCCGTCATCGTCGTCTCCGGCGCGGGCGCCACCCGCCCCGCCCCCGACGGCATCCTCGCCTCCATCCCCAAGCCGCTGGACCTGGAGGAGCTGGTGCGCG
The genomic region above belongs to Myxococcaceae bacterium JPH2 and contains:
- a CDS encoding AAA family ATPase, whose product is MVSMAPAPRPPATAPWLEELDILIRARYPLLYLVSWEEHRVEAVLADLARSHGKAVFHWSVTRGLRNMGGSRSPAQPEATRDPHEALAAIEKLNEPALVVLKDFHPYLEERSVVRALRELAHFLKSTFTTVILLSPTLNIPIELEKEVSVVDVPLPDYHDLLRLLKEIVALVRKGNKATVELSRETADQLIKAALGLTLSEAENAFAKAIVADGKLGPEDIKRIQDEKRQVIRKSGLLEYYPPEESLGSVGGLRNLKSWLSQRTAAFGERARQFGLPEPRGLLLLGVQGCGKSLTAKAVSAHWNLPLLRLDMGRIFSGLIGSSEENLRKAIRVAESVAPVVLWVDEIEKGLSGVASSSTADSGVSARVFGTLLTWLQEKTAPVFVVATANRIDGLPPEVLRKGRFDEIFFIDLPEQAERRDIFRIHLERRKRHPANFGLDALAELTEGFSGAEIEQAVIAGLYEAFAEGTELEQRHLARAIQETFPLSVTMKSEIDRLRDWARGRTRPASDRVTGEASS
- a CDS encoding response regulator, which produces MPTRNLILLVEDHADSREMLEEFLTLEGFNVEVAINGLHAWERLRRPPHPDVMLLDLMMPVMSGWELMERILQDPSLRRLPVIVVSGAGATRPAPDGILASIPKPLDLEELVRALSPFRPLRAMEASY